The following proteins come from a genomic window of Corynebacterium hansenii:
- a CDS encoding TetR/AcrR family transcriptional regulator, whose protein sequence is MQPTAPQPDARTRILKCSRELFSQRSFAQVSLKDIAAAAGVSSALIIKHFHSKERLFEQTVDFTDSASALFSGPFDQLGMTSVLETISAPDNAPYSTIRVLTVTDGGEESLGAIGRRIKEDLLRVLARRIAKEAPHPNPSPDLRAQAAMAMLAGLSFMRRVGDVDFAAFDRTELIDHYAAIIQGIVDGNE, encoded by the coding sequence ATGCAGCCCACCGCGCCGCAACCCGACGCCCGCACCCGAATCCTGAAGTGCTCCCGAGAGCTGTTCAGCCAACGCTCCTTCGCCCAGGTGTCGCTGAAGGACATCGCGGCGGCAGCCGGCGTCAGCTCCGCGTTGATCATCAAGCATTTCCACAGCAAAGAGCGCCTTTTCGAGCAGACGGTCGACTTCACCGACAGCGCCTCCGCGTTGTTCAGCGGGCCTTTCGACCAGCTCGGAATGACATCGGTCCTGGAGACGATCAGTGCTCCGGACAACGCGCCGTACTCCACCATCCGCGTTCTCACGGTCACCGACGGCGGCGAGGAATCCCTCGGCGCCATCGGCCGGAGGATCAAGGAAGACCTCCTGCGCGTGCTCGCACGGCGCATCGCGAAAGAGGCCCCGCACCCGAATCCGTCGCCGGATCTGCGCGCCCAAGCGGCGATGGCGATGCTCGCCGGCCTGTCGTTCATGCGGCGCGTGGGAGACGTCGACTTCGCGGCCTTCGACCGCACCGAACTCATCGACCACTACGCGGCGATCATCCAGGGGATCGTGGACGGGAACGAGTAG
- a CDS encoding CoA-acylating methylmalonate-semialdehyde dehydrogenase, with the protein MTRTITHFVDGAAKPGTSGRTAPVMNPSTGQVQANVELASAAEVHDVIASAERAQVGWAKTNPQKRIRVIMKWISLINDNIDEIARTLSLEHGKTFEDAKGDIARGTDVLEFSVGAPHFLKGEFSNSVGTGIDVFSMRQPLGVVAGITPFNFPAMIPLWKAGPALAAGNAFVLKPSERDPSVPVRLAELFIEAGGPAGVFNVVHGDKESVDAILDSEVIQAVGFVGSTPIAKYIYERCAATGKRAQCFGGAKNHMIILPDADLDSAVDALVGAAYGSAGERCMAISVAVPVGKETADALRAKLEERIPELKVGHSLDPDASYGPVVAKSALDRIGQLIDEGEAAGAELVVDGRGKGATDADFEGESLADGYFIQPTLFDNVTTDMSIYTEEIFGPVLCIVRADDFEEAFRLPDEHVYGNGVAVFTRNGRAAREFADRIRVGMVGVNVPIPVPIAYHTFGGWKASGFGDLNQHGPDSFRFYTRTKTVTQRWPDGVATGADFSMPIMD; encoded by the coding sequence ATGACCCGCACGATCACGCATTTCGTCGACGGTGCCGCCAAGCCGGGCACCAGCGGCCGCACGGCCCCCGTCATGAACCCGTCCACCGGTCAGGTGCAGGCGAATGTCGAACTCGCCTCCGCCGCCGAAGTCCACGACGTCATCGCGAGCGCGGAGCGCGCGCAGGTCGGGTGGGCGAAGACCAACCCGCAAAAGCGAATCCGCGTGATCATGAAGTGGATCTCGCTGATCAACGACAACATCGATGAAATCGCCCGCACCTTGTCGCTCGAGCACGGCAAGACGTTCGAGGACGCCAAGGGCGACATCGCCCGCGGCACCGATGTCCTCGAGTTCTCGGTCGGCGCGCCCCACTTCCTCAAGGGCGAGTTCTCCAACTCCGTGGGCACCGGCATCGACGTCTTCTCGATGCGTCAGCCGCTCGGCGTCGTCGCGGGCATCACGCCGTTCAACTTCCCGGCGATGATCCCCCTGTGGAAGGCCGGCCCCGCGTTGGCCGCCGGCAACGCCTTCGTCCTCAAGCCTTCGGAGCGCGACCCCTCCGTCCCGGTCCGCCTCGCGGAACTGTTCATCGAGGCCGGCGGACCCGCCGGCGTGTTCAACGTCGTCCACGGCGACAAGGAATCCGTCGACGCGATCCTCGACTCCGAGGTCATCCAGGCCGTCGGTTTCGTCGGCTCCACGCCGATCGCCAAGTACATCTACGAGCGCTGCGCGGCCACCGGCAAGCGAGCCCAGTGCTTCGGCGGCGCCAAGAACCACATGATCATCCTCCCCGACGCCGATCTCGACAGCGCCGTCGATGCTCTCGTCGGCGCGGCGTACGGTTCCGCCGGCGAACGGTGCATGGCCATCTCCGTCGCCGTTCCGGTCGGCAAGGAAACCGCCGATGCCCTGCGAGCCAAGCTCGAGGAACGGATCCCGGAACTGAAGGTCGGCCACAGCCTCGATCCCGACGCCTCCTACGGCCCCGTCGTCGCGAAGTCCGCTCTCGACCGCATCGGCCAGCTCATCGACGAAGGCGAAGCGGCCGGCGCCGAGTTGGTCGTCGACGGCCGCGGCAAGGGCGCCACCGACGCGGACTTCGAGGGCGAATCGCTCGCCGACGGCTACTTCATCCAGCCGACGCTCTTCGACAACGTCACCACCGACATGTCGATCTACACCGAGGAGATCTTCGGCCCGGTGCTGTGCATCGTCCGCGCCGACGATTTCGAGGAGGCGTTCCGCCTTCCGGACGAGCACGTCTACGGCAACGGCGTCGCCGTCTTCACCCGCAACGGCCGCGCCGCCCGCGAGTTCGCCGACCGCATCCGCGTCGGCATGGTCGGCGTCAACGTCCCGATCCCCGTGCCGATCGCGTACCACACCTTCGGCGGCTGGAAGGCCTCCGGCTTCGGTGACCTGAACCAGCACGGTCCGGATTCGTTCCGCTTCTACACGCGCACGAAGACGGTCACCCAGCGCTGGCCCGACGGCGTCGCCACGGGCGCCGATTTCTCGATGCCGATCATGGACTGA
- a CDS encoding rhodanese-like domain-containing protein: MSFFAKLFGSEGKIGGAEAVQMCKDGARLVDVRTDAERRLASPKKSSHIPVQQISARCGELNKKHPVIAVCAHGPRARRACNVLRKQGFDAYWLAGGVNAWQNAGGQVKQ, encoded by the coding sequence ATGTCATTTTTCGCGAAGCTCTTCGGCTCCGAAGGCAAGATCGGCGGCGCCGAGGCTGTGCAGATGTGCAAGGACGGCGCCCGCCTGGTCGACGTCCGCACCGACGCCGAACGCCGCCTGGCCTCGCCGAAGAAGTCGTCGCACATCCCGGTGCAGCAGATTTCCGCGCGCTGCGGTGAGCTGAACAAGAAGCACCCGGTCATCGCCGTGTGTGCCCACGGCCCTCGCGCCCGCCGGGCCTGCAACGTGCTGCGCAAGCAAGGTTTCGACGCCTACTGGCTCGCCGGCGGCGTCAACGCCTGGCAGAACGCGGGCGGCCAGGTCAAGCAGTAG
- a CDS encoding CapA family protein: protein MNATSRPRRSGAARPSRRGLAAILAAMTVGAALVAGADHATGFLGGDTGFFGGSRIDARGGAEPGAAGPDGGGADGSAGPSSSEKPDPDRLTVTVSGDLLWHEEVWASGENGDGTWNFADMFADVKPMIEGADMAVCHQETVFAPPEGPYLGYPGFQSPPQIIDAIKDTGWDMCTTASNHSVDAGTEGLFRTLDTFDAAGILHSGAARSPEEMDAPRIFTAANGARVAVVTGTYGTNGIPVEHPWMLGDLDPANLLGKAAAARAAGADIVMVAMHAGEEAVVEPTQQQLELAQALTASPDVDVVYGHHIHAVQPIEMVNGKWVIYGLGNMVAHQSAETVLSYEGMTVELEFSRADGRWGVSGLTYVPTVVTPYQTFPVRVAPVSAILKRLDADGAPGPDGPDGRGFPDRARLQETLDRTRAAVFSRGLDPALVRER, encoded by the coding sequence ATGAACGCCACTTCCCGTCCCCGCCGCAGCGGCGCGGCCCGACCGAGTCGCCGGGGCCTCGCCGCCATCCTCGCCGCGATGACGGTCGGCGCCGCCCTCGTCGCGGGCGCCGATCACGCCACCGGCTTCCTCGGCGGCGACACCGGGTTCTTCGGCGGCAGCCGGATCGATGCCCGCGGCGGCGCCGAACCCGGGGCGGCCGGTCCCGACGGGGGCGGCGCGGACGGGAGCGCGGGGCCGTCGTCAAGCGAAAAGCCGGACCCCGACCGCCTGACCGTGACCGTCTCGGGCGACCTGCTGTGGCACGAAGAAGTGTGGGCCTCCGGTGAAAACGGCGACGGGACGTGGAATTTCGCGGACATGTTCGCCGACGTCAAGCCCATGATCGAGGGCGCCGACATGGCCGTGTGCCACCAGGAAACCGTCTTCGCGCCACCGGAGGGCCCGTACCTGGGGTACCCGGGGTTCCAATCGCCGCCGCAGATCATCGACGCGATCAAGGACACCGGCTGGGACATGTGCACCACGGCCTCCAACCACTCCGTCGACGCCGGCACCGAAGGGCTGTTCCGGACGCTGGACACGTTCGACGCAGCGGGCATCCTGCATTCCGGCGCGGCGCGCAGCCCGGAGGAGATGGACGCGCCGCGGATCTTCACCGCCGCCAACGGCGCCCGCGTCGCCGTGGTCACCGGCACGTACGGCACCAACGGCATCCCCGTCGAGCACCCGTGGATGCTCGGCGACCTCGACCCCGCCAACCTGCTGGGCAAGGCCGCGGCGGCGCGGGCGGCGGGCGCGGACATCGTGATGGTGGCCATGCACGCCGGCGAGGAAGCCGTCGTCGAACCGACGCAGCAGCAGCTCGAGCTGGCGCAGGCGCTCACCGCCTCCCCCGACGTCGACGTCGTCTATGGCCACCACATCCACGCCGTGCAGCCGATCGAGATGGTCAACGGCAAATGGGTCATCTACGGGCTGGGCAACATGGTCGCGCACCAGTCCGCGGAAACCGTGCTGTCCTACGAGGGAATGACGGTTGAGCTGGAGTTTTCGCGTGCCGACGGCCGATGGGGAGTGTCCGGCCTGACGTATGTGCCGACGGTCGTGACCCCGTACCAGACGTTCCCCGTGCGGGTCGCGCCGGTGTCGGCGATCCTGAAACGCCTCGACGCCGACGGTGCGCCCGGGCCGGACGGGCCGGACGGGCGCGGCTTCCCCGACCGCGCGCGGCTGCAGGAAACCCTGGATCGCACGCGGGCGGCGGTGTTCAGCCGCGGGCTCGACCCGGCGCTGGTCCGCGAGAGGTAG